One genomic region from Terasakiella sp. SH-1 encodes:
- the addB gene encoding double-strand break repair protein AddB, with protein sequence MNERMPHVLTISPNVSFADALAHGVMEKFGERPETLSQVTLLLPTRRACRTVRDAFLRLSEGKPLLLPRMQPLGDLDEDELALTGWKDIGGLNAVKPAIAPLRRQMLLTRLILSFEGGKTSPDQAAQLAAELASLLDQVHTEGLAFHDLKSLVPEDYASHWNITLDFLKILTDNWPVILEAEGVLDPAERRNRLLDAQRRVWEDTPPQGPIIAAGSTASIPAVAKLLACIARLPQGMVVLPGLDRYMSDDDWQNLDPNHPQYGLKQLLTRLRMGPEEVTEWDITGLHGSHPLRAKLLSEAMLPAASTDKWRTMDVPPNGILDGVERIDCPTPFEEAGAIALILRRELTIAGNTAALVTPDRNLARRVASELRRWNIEIDDSAGTPLHYSAPGTYLRLLAQCVAEEFAPVPFLALAKHPLSCTGMESGIFRRLIRQLEIQTLRGPRPGPGLEGMRVALERVEAHWRKPTNRLSAPQKKLLDSLTGLLNNLEQALSPFIKVMKRKKTDFIKLVESHIKVAECLADSKEASGVERLWSGEAGEACADFISELMDAANGFGEMEPASYPALLDALMQGRAVRPRFGAHPRLAILGLFEARLHKADLIVMAGLNEGTWPPDTTASPWMSRPMMRDFGLPQPEFHIGQTAHDFTQSFCAERVIITRSERVDGTPTVRSRWLRRLENRLSGTNLARDFTGYNNWLSMQAALDYVAKIQAVAPPAPRPPLSARPRHMYVTRVETWMRDPYAIYARNILNLKALDAIDADPGAADYGNIIHEILEKFIINFPKELPDQAASLLREMGREVFGSELDNPGIWAFWWPRFERICDWFIEQEESRRALVAKSFCEIEGSLTFETLGGPFTIAAKADRMDLYKDGELAIIDYKTGVPPSQREVEAGFAPQLPLEAAIAMAGGFAEFGPRDIKELEFWRLRGANPAGEIKPVTNNPAQTAADALKGLQGLVSAYDRIEAAYGSRPNPENAPKYSDYEHLARVKEWSVAGGEGEE encoded by the coding sequence ATGAATGAGCGTATGCCCCATGTTTTGACCATTTCCCCCAACGTATCCTTTGCCGATGCGTTGGCCCATGGTGTTATGGAAAAATTTGGTGAACGCCCGGAAACCCTGTCTCAAGTCACCCTCTTGCTTCCCACACGGCGGGCATGTCGCACCGTGCGCGATGCCTTTTTGCGTTTATCAGAAGGCAAACCCCTGCTGTTGCCGCGCATGCAACCCCTTGGCGATTTGGATGAAGATGAACTGGCCCTCACAGGCTGGAAAGATATCGGCGGACTGAACGCAGTCAAACCTGCCATTGCCCCGCTTCGTCGCCAGATGTTGCTCACCCGTTTGATCCTGTCCTTTGAAGGGGGCAAGACCTCCCCGGATCAAGCAGCCCAATTGGCCGCAGAACTCGCCAGCCTGCTGGATCAGGTTCATACCGAAGGATTGGCTTTTCATGATCTCAAATCACTGGTACCGGAAGATTACGCCAGCCACTGGAACATCACGCTCGATTTCCTGAAAATCCTGACCGATAACTGGCCTGTCATTTTAGAGGCCGAAGGTGTACTGGACCCGGCAGAACGTCGCAATCGCCTGCTCGATGCCCAGCGCCGAGTATGGGAAGACACCCCGCCCCAAGGCCCTATCATTGCCGCAGGTTCCACTGCCTCTATCCCTGCTGTGGCAAAACTTTTAGCCTGCATTGCCCGCCTGCCCCAAGGGATGGTCGTACTGCCCGGTCTTGATCGTTATATGAGCGATGATGACTGGCAAAACCTTGATCCCAACCATCCGCAATATGGGCTGAAACAATTACTCACCCGCCTGCGTATGGGGCCTGAAGAAGTCACTGAATGGGACATCACGGGCCTGCATGGTTCCCACCCTTTGCGCGCAAAACTGCTATCCGAAGCCATGTTGCCTGCCGCCAGTACCGATAAATGGCGCACCATGGATGTCCCCCCAAATGGGATTCTCGATGGGGTGGAACGCATTGACTGCCCGACACCGTTCGAAGAAGCAGGTGCCATTGCCTTAATCCTGCGCCGCGAACTCACGATTGCAGGCAACACCGCTGCCCTTGTCACACCGGATCGAAATCTGGCACGCCGTGTCGCATCGGAACTGCGCCGCTGGAATATTGAAATTGATGATTCTGCCGGGACCCCGCTACATTACAGCGCACCGGGCACTTACCTGCGCCTGCTCGCCCAATGTGTCGCTGAAGAATTTGCCCCGGTGCCCTTCCTCGCACTCGCCAAACATCCCTTAAGCTGTACCGGCATGGAGTCTGGCATTTTCCGTCGCCTGATCCGTCAGTTGGAAATCCAAACCCTGCGTGGACCACGCCCTGGTCCCGGCCTTGAAGGCATGCGCGTTGCCCTTGAACGGGTAGAAGCCCATTGGCGCAAACCCACCAATCGCTTAAGCGCCCCACAAAAAAAACTGCTGGATAGTCTGACAGGTCTGCTCAACAATCTTGAACAGGCACTTAGCCCTTTCATTAAGGTGATGAAACGGAAAAAAACAGACTTCATCAAACTGGTGGAAAGCCATATTAAAGTAGCCGAATGTCTGGCAGATAGTAAGGAAGCAAGCGGGGTTGAACGGCTTTGGTCTGGGGAAGCCGGCGAAGCTTGTGCTGATTTCATTTCTGAATTGATGGATGCCGCCAATGGTTTTGGCGAGATGGAACCTGCGAGCTATCCTGCCTTGCTCGATGCACTCATGCAAGGTCGTGCCGTTCGCCCCCGATTTGGTGCCCATCCCCGCTTGGCAATCCTCGGCCTGTTTGAAGCCCGCCTCCATAAGGCCGACTTGATCGTGATGGCGGGCCTGAACGAAGGCACATGGCCGCCAGATACCACCGCCAGCCCATGGATGAGCCGCCCCATGATGCGCGATTTCGGCCTGCCGCAACCGGAATTTCATATCGGCCAAACCGCCCATGACTTTACCCAAAGCTTTTGTGCTGAACGGGTCATCATCACTCGATCCGAACGAGTTGATGGCACACCGACCGTGCGCTCACGTTGGTTACGCCGACTGGAAAATCGCCTGTCCGGCACCAATCTGGCACGTGATTTTACAGGCTATAATAACTGGCTGTCCATGCAGGCCGCCCTTGATTATGTGGCAAAAATTCAGGCCGTTGCCCCGCCTGCACCACGCCCGCCCCTGTCAGCACGCCCGCGTCACATGTATGTCACCCGCGTTGAAACATGGATGCGCGACCCTTATGCGATCTATGCCCGTAACATACTGAATCTAAAAGCACTTGATGCCATTGATGCAGACCCTGGTGCAGCAGATTATGGTAATATCATACACGAAATATTAGAAAAATTTATCATTAACTTTCCAAAAGAGCTGCCTGACCAAGCCGCAAGCTTGTTGCGCGAGATGGGGCGCGAGGTCTTTGGCTCTGAACTAGATAACCCCGGCATTTGGGCCTTTTGGTGGCCACGATTTGAGCGCATCTGTGATTGGTTCATTGAGCAGGAAGAAAGCCGGCGCGCCCTTGTTGCCAAAAGCTTCTGCGAGATCGAAGGTTCCCTAACCTTTGAAACATTGGGCGGGCCGTTCACCATTGCAGCCAAGGCCGACCGTATGGACCTTTATAAAGATGGCGAACTGGCAATCATTGATTATAAAACAGGTGTGCCCCCAAGCCAACGCGAAGTCGAAGCCGGCTTTGCCCCGCAACTGCCGCTCGAAGCCGCCATTGCCATGGCTGGCGGATTTGCAGAATTCGGCCCGCGCGATATCAAGGAACTGGAATTTTGGCGTTTGCGCGGGGCCAACCCGGCAGGCGAGATTAAACCCGTCACCAACAATCCGGCCCAAACCGCTGCCGATGCCTTAAAAGGGCTGCAAGGTCTCGTATCAGCTTATGACCGGATCGAAGCCGCCTATGGGTCACGCCCCAACCCGGAAAATGCGCCGAAATATTCTGATTACGAACATCTCGCCCGGGTGAAAGAATGGTCCGTCGCAGGTGGGGAAGGTGAAGAATGA